A single region of the Caldalkalibacillus thermarum genome encodes:
- a CDS encoding S1C family serine protease, whose protein sequence is MNSRITDLYRKLKRRIVSIEGMELSERLDVVFSPYLLSPERAERKISYGSGMIIHPKGYILTCYHVVAGMKAAKVKWGKNPQLYQARLVWAQSDKDLAVLKINTSRKLPPVTFCKETRVGERVFAIGNPFGFEHTLTMGVLSGKGRTVSTANNEYEDMLQTDATLNPGNSGGPLFNTKGQVIGMNAIIIQSHQSMGFAIPTSTFLPLIQKFLP, encoded by the coding sequence ATGAATAGCCGGATCACTGATTTATATCGAAAGCTCAAAAGGCGGATTGTGTCAATTGAAGGAATGGAATTGTCAGAAAGATTAGATGTTGTCTTTTCTCCCTACTTGCTTTCCCCGGAAAGGGCCGAGCGCAAGATCAGTTATGGAAGCGGCATGATTATTCATCCCAAGGGGTATATTTTGACTTGTTACCATGTGGTGGCAGGTATGAAGGCAGCCAAAGTCAAATGGGGGAAAAATCCGCAACTATATCAAGCCAGACTGGTTTGGGCCCAATCTGATAAAGATTTGGCTGTGCTCAAAATTAATACATCCAGGAAACTGCCGCCGGTGACCTTTTGTAAAGAAACCCGTGTCGGCGAACGTGTTTTTGCCATTGGCAACCCATTCGGTTTTGAACACACACTAACTATGGGCGTGTTAAGCGGCAAGGGCCGCACAGTATCTACGGCGAACAACGAATACGAAGACATGTTACAAACCGATGCAACCTTAAATCCCGGAAACAGCGGCGGACCCTTGTTTAACACTAAGGGCCAGGTGATCGGCATGAACGCCATTATCATTCAGTCTCATCAAAGTATGGGTTTCGCTATCCCCACCAGCACTTTCCTTCCACTGATCCAGAAGTTCCTTCCATAG
- a CDS encoding YugN family protein, which translates to MIIKDTGLEGKEISIRDLDVAMNHVGFVRWAWDYKRATYDYKYVDSKDGKTYYIRVPVEAVEGIIEDSGHAIVKIGEPYIGVHTFPHGVAYDYDFPKHALNRAKEKLAELNKLLKVKEEHEQEHMAH; encoded by the coding sequence ATGATCATTAAGGATACAGGCTTGGAAGGCAAAGAAATTTCGATCCGGGACCTGGACGTTGCCATGAACCATGTGGGCTTTGTGCGCTGGGCTTGGGATTACAAACGGGCCACCTATGATTATAAATATGTCGACAGCAAAGATGGAAAAACTTACTATATTCGTGTACCGGTTGAAGCGGTTGAGGGGATCATTGAAGATAGCGGCCACGCCATTGTGAAAATCGGTGAACCGTACATTGGCGTGCACACCTTTCCTCACGGTGTTGCCTATGATTACGACTTTCCCAAACATGCCTTAAACCGGGCCAAGGAAAAGCTGGCTGAGCTGAATAAGTTGCTTAAAGTGAAAGAAGAGCACGAACAAGAACACATGGCCCATTAA
- a CDS encoding Asp23/Gls24 family envelope stress response protein, with protein sequence MEETKEKGIVRIADDVVAVIASIATLDTEGITSMSGGIVEGFARRVSGKQVHKGVQVNINNNEATINLRVIVQYGQKIDEVCRNVQHNVKEAVENMTGMYVNEVNVRVEGVDFGQSAEQAEASEK encoded by the coding sequence ATGGAGGAAACTAAAGAAAAAGGCATTGTGCGCATAGCTGATGATGTGGTGGCGGTTATCGCCAGCATTGCCACCCTGGATACGGAAGGTATTACGAGCATGTCAGGTGGGATTGTGGAAGGCTTTGCCCGGCGTGTGAGTGGCAAGCAGGTCCACAAAGGCGTGCAGGTCAACATCAACAATAATGAGGCAACCATCAATTTGAGAGTGATCGTGCAGTACGGACAAAAAATTGATGAGGTGTGCCGCAATGTTCAGCACAATGTAAAAGAAGCCGTTGAAAATATGACTGGCATGTATGTCAATGAAGTGAACGTCCGTGTAGAAGGGGTTGATTTTGGCCAGTCTGCCGAACAGGCTGAGGCCTCAGAGAAATAA
- a CDS encoding SDR family oxidoreductase has translation MDLHYDGKVVLVTAASKGLGKASAMALAREGARVIISSRSQEALAKAAEEIEQQTGQKVLTIPADVSKPEDVKRLFDEVKKVSDQLFGLVCNAGGPPAGSFLSFTDDDWQRAFETNLLSVVRLVRASVPLMEANGGRIVAIASSSVKVPIPGLILSNTMRAGVQGLMKTLSIELAEKGILVNTVCPGRIATDRLRALDESRAQREGKTLEEVQQESLKDIPLKRYGEPHEFGQLVAYLLSPANTYLTGSTYMVDGGMVKAL, from the coding sequence ATGGACTTACATTATGATGGTAAAGTGGTGCTGGTCACGGCTGCCAGTAAAGGACTGGGTAAAGCGAGTGCCATGGCTCTGGCCAGGGAAGGGGCCCGGGTCATCATCTCCAGCCGTAGCCAAGAGGCTCTGGCTAAGGCGGCTGAGGAAATCGAACAACAAACAGGCCAAAAAGTGCTGACCATTCCGGCTGATGTGTCCAAGCCGGAAGATGTGAAACGCCTTTTTGATGAGGTCAAGAAAGTCAGTGATCAATTATTTGGCTTGGTGTGCAATGCAGGAGGTCCTCCAGCCGGCTCATTTTTGTCCTTTACTGACGATGACTGGCAACGGGCGTTTGAAACCAACCTGCTCAGTGTGGTGCGTCTGGTCCGGGCCAGTGTGCCACTTATGGAAGCCAATGGCGGCCGGATCGTGGCCATTGCTTCGTCTTCCGTCAAGGTGCCTATTCCTGGCTTGATTCTTTCCAACACCATGCGGGCAGGGGTTCAAGGGCTGATGAAAACCTTATCCATCGAATTGGCCGAAAAAGGGATATTGGTGAACACGGTCTGCCCAGGACGCATCGCCACTGACCGCTTGCGTGCCTTAGATGAGTCCCGTGCGCAACGGGAAGGAAAAACGCTGGAAGAGGTTCAGCAGGAATCCCTTAAAGACATCCCCTTGAAACGGTACGGCGAGCCCCATGAATTTGGTCAGCTGGTTGCCTATCTCTTGTCACCTGCGAACACCTATTTGACGGGATCCACCTACATGGTAGACGGAGGAATGGTGAAAGCATTGTAG
- a CDS encoding CBS domain-containing protein: MAQQTISDIMTRQVNCCIPEDNIYEAAVKMKTWDVGIIPVVSNDQLLGVITDRDIVIRGVAERKPNSTQVTEVMTADVITCSPDTTVDEAAQLMSRHQIRRLPVVEGNKLVGIVALGDLAVREIHEDEAEAALSEISERRGETDTQSPTYQS, translated from the coding sequence ATGGCACAGCAAACGATTAGCGATATTATGACCCGTCAGGTCAACTGCTGTATTCCTGAAGACAACATCTATGAAGCGGCAGTTAAAATGAAAACATGGGACGTTGGGATTATTCCTGTTGTTTCCAATGATCAGCTGCTCGGCGTGATTACTGACCGTGACATTGTGATTCGCGGGGTGGCTGAACGGAAACCTAATTCAACCCAAGTGACAGAAGTGATGACAGCCGATGTCATTACTTGCAGTCCTGACACAACGGTAGATGAAGCTGCCCAATTAATGTCTCGCCATCAGATTCGCAGACTGCCGGTCGTAGAAGGCAACAAGCTGGTGGGTATTGTAGCGTTAGGGGATTTGGCTGTTCGTGAAATTCATGAGGATGAAGCAGAAGCAGCGCTGAGCGAGATTTCCGAAAGACGGGGCGAAACGGATACTCAGTCTCCTACTTACCAATCGTAA
- a CDS encoding YlbF family regulator, whose translation MIASLDLAEILEETDRLAQLILRSEEVKQYRLCKQRLKQDKEAQKLIKRFVQKKEQFEEVERFGRYHPDYDRIKQEMRQLKRELDLNESVANFKKAERTLEAILIEISEKIAYAVSDSIKVPTGNPFFDQIGCGGGGCSGGCGSCGNH comes from the coding sequence ATGATAGCCTCACTTGACTTGGCGGAGATCCTGGAGGAGACCGACCGCCTGGCGCAACTCATTCTCCGCTCCGAAGAAGTGAAGCAGTACCGTTTATGCAAACAGCGCTTAAAGCAGGATAAAGAGGCCCAAAAGTTAATCAAGCGTTTTGTTCAAAAGAAGGAACAATTTGAAGAGGTAGAGCGTTTTGGACGCTATCATCCCGATTATGACCGCATTAAACAAGAAATGCGCCAATTAAAGCGTGAACTGGACTTAAATGAAAGTGTGGCCAACTTTAAAAAGGCGGAACGAACGCTTGAGGCCATTTTGATAGAAATCAGCGAAAAAATTGCCTATGCCGTTTCAGATAGCATTAAAGTGCCCACTGGCAATCCATTCTTTGACCAGATTGGTTGCGGTGGTGGGGGATGCAGCGGCGGATGTGGCAGTTGCGGTAATCATTAA
- a CDS encoding protease complex subunit PrcB family protein — MNRFAGEYPRWIEEKLEQIRKKGGVLTVSDDTHTYILLATGERLTGGYSIKVLDAEERVENGKAYILVKAKELKPAPDAIVIQVITYPTAVYRLPKTDLPVKVEWVRE; from the coding sequence ATGAACCGTTTCGCTGGTGAATATCCGCGCTGGATCGAAGAAAAACTTGAGCAAATCCGAAAAAAAGGAGGTGTCCTCACTGTTTCGGATGACACTCATACCTATATCTTGCTGGCCACAGGGGAACGCCTGACAGGTGGATACAGTATCAAAGTGCTCGATGCCGAAGAACGGGTAGAAAACGGGAAAGCCTATATTCTGGTAAAAGCCAAAGAGTTAAAACCGGCACCGGATGCCATTGTGATCCAAGTCATTACTTACCCCACCGCCGTCTACCGCCTGCCTAAAACAGATCTTCCTGTTAAAGTGGAATGGGTCAGGGAATAA
- a CDS encoding ABC transporter ATP-binding protein, producing the protein MSEQPCLVIKNVSKRYRSGRFVLRNINLQVPQGYVCGIVGAPGTGKTTLTRLLGGLIRPTKGEICIFGQNIAQDTPYYRQLVSCVLHDSALYPKFKVKDLLRWLQRLYRHWDEKRCYSLVRGFEIPLNRKVNQLSKEKHNWLSLIIALSARPKLMIVDEPGKELSPAEKREMLKLLAQDVVNHGTTIVFTTSIEDEIREFADYGFRLEAGQLFPCELKKGVGHEAYMQPFAMERMVQS; encoded by the coding sequence GTGTCCGAACAGCCATGTCTTGTGATAAAAAATGTATCCAAGCGGTATCGTTCCGGGCGGTTTGTGCTGCGGAACATTAATCTGCAGGTTCCTCAAGGATATGTGTGTGGCATCGTGGGTGCTCCGGGAACTGGCAAAACAACACTGACCCGTCTCTTGGGGGGATTGATCCGCCCCACCAAAGGAGAAATTTGCATTTTTGGGCAAAACATTGCCCAGGATACGCCTTATTATCGTCAGTTGGTCAGTTGTGTCTTACATGACAGCGCCCTATATCCCAAGTTCAAAGTAAAGGATTTGTTGCGCTGGTTACAGCGTCTGTACCGCCATTGGGATGAAAAGCGGTGCTACTCCTTAGTGAGAGGTTTTGAAATTCCATTAAATAGGAAAGTGAACCAACTTTCTAAGGAGAAACACAATTGGCTGTCCCTGATTATCGCCCTGTCCGCCCGTCCCAAGTTGATGATTGTGGATGAACCTGGAAAAGAATTAAGCCCTGCCGAAAAACGGGAGATGTTAAAGTTGTTGGCCCAGGATGTTGTTAATCATGGAACCACCATTGTGTTCACGACCAGTATAGAGGACGAGATAAGAGAATTTGCTGATTATGGGTTTCGGTTGGAAGCGGGGCAACTTTTTCCTTGTGAACTTAAGAAAGGGGTTGGACATGAAGCGTATATGCAGCCTTTTGCTATGGAAAGAATGGTTCAATCATAA
- a CDS encoding CAP domain-containing protein, translating to MKLWRGMILGLMAGCLIHLWLVGWDTWSESWQMRWDEFADIPVTLSNKEPAVESGPNTETREKHPEDRALYSVSDQDLYVFLGMTAAELRERWGEPQRIDPSAFGYKWWIYHDDWETYIQIGMKDGRVNTVYTSAPGWQWKDWRVGQAKAEWKENWSQQEEYAFTDQWGYYTFVLSDDDKRERPLHFEGDMAVQLYIDLHAGESIAGIRLMDLETLLLHRPYTLNYIGSLPEPPPLSESERQAVAQANERQIFDLVNVTRTAMELSPFDWHDEVAEIAREHSRDMLEYNYFDHHSPRYGGLGERLQRGGVDFARAGENIAWNYVDAPDVHHGWLNSPGHRQNIVEPAFTHLGVGVVDKYYTQNFVKQ from the coding sequence ATGAAACTGTGGCGTGGAATGATATTGGGGCTGATGGCTGGCTGCCTGATTCATCTGTGGCTAGTGGGATGGGACACATGGTCAGAAAGCTGGCAGATGAGATGGGATGAGTTTGCTGATATCCCGGTTACGCTTAGCAATAAAGAGCCCGCTGTTGAATCAGGGCCAAATACGGAAACAAGAGAAAAGCATCCTGAAGATAGAGCCCTGTACTCTGTTTCTGATCAAGATTTATACGTTTTCCTGGGTATGACAGCGGCAGAATTAAGAGAACGATGGGGTGAGCCGCAGCGCATTGATCCCAGTGCGTTTGGTTATAAATGGTGGATTTATCATGATGATTGGGAAACATATATTCAGATTGGCATGAAGGATGGCCGGGTAAACACGGTATATACCAGCGCACCAGGCTGGCAATGGAAAGATTGGCGTGTGGGCCAGGCCAAAGCTGAGTGGAAGGAGAACTGGTCCCAGCAAGAAGAATATGCGTTTACAGATCAATGGGGTTATTATACGTTTGTACTCTCCGACGATGACAAACGGGAGAGGCCCCTTCATTTTGAGGGGGATATGGCTGTACAGCTTTATATTGACCTCCATGCGGGAGAAAGTATTGCTGGCATTCGCCTGATGGATCTGGAGACGCTTCTTTTACACAGGCCGTACACCCTGAATTATATTGGTTCACTGCCAGAACCCCCTCCTTTAAGTGAAAGCGAACGGCAAGCTGTGGCCCAAGCCAATGAACGGCAAATCTTTGATTTGGTGAACGTTACCCGGACTGCTATGGAACTGTCTCCTTTTGATTGGCATGATGAGGTGGCGGAGATTGCCCGCGAACACAGCCGGGATATGCTTGAATACAACTATTTTGACCACCATTCTCCCCGTTATGGCGGCTTGGGGGAACGCCTGCAGCGGGGAGGTGTTGATTTTGCCCGGGCAGGGGAAAACATTGCTTGGAACTACGTGGATGCCCCCGATGTCCATCATGGCTGGCTAAACAGTCCAGGCCACCGGCAAAACATTGTCGAACCGGCGTTTACCCATTTGGGTGTTGGTGTCGTTGACAAATATTATACCCAAAATTTTGTAAAACAGTGA
- a CDS encoding ABC transporter permease → MKRICSLLLWKEWFNHKGSVLGLFLFFLLSPVFYAILLHLPHLEQSAVWQEWRTWSFWQAQFNLLWDGGIFALVPFHLLAVFIFGGRLVMKEKKQRTLDFLLTLPISRGQALSSKWWFGVLSLSVIFLVWLGLLALVSGGRTIDKAAWSLAALLFALYVFVFSIAFFNAVFTQRLWMRMLLTLNILSLPFLVILGLSWLGGYTLADLRAFREEWKWLEAPVLLGLSFVLYWLARSGVNYVSLPADRK, encoded by the coding sequence ATGAAGCGTATATGCAGCCTTTTGCTATGGAAAGAATGGTTCAATCATAAAGGTTCTGTCCTGGGTTTGTTCTTATTTTTTCTGTTATCTCCAGTGTTTTATGCCATCCTGCTCCATCTCCCCCATCTGGAGCAGTCTGCTGTCTGGCAGGAGTGGAGAACTTGGTCCTTTTGGCAAGCTCAGTTCAACTTGCTGTGGGACGGAGGGATTTTTGCTCTTGTCCCGTTCCACTTGCTGGCTGTCTTTATCTTTGGCGGGCGGCTGGTCATGAAGGAAAAAAAACAGCGTACATTAGATTTTTTGCTCACGTTGCCCATCTCCAGGGGCCAGGCACTCAGCAGCAAATGGTGGTTTGGTGTCTTAAGTTTAAGTGTTATTTTTCTTGTGTGGTTGGGGCTGTTGGCCTTGGTGAGCGGTGGGCGCACGATTGATAAAGCGGCTTGGTCTCTGGCAGCGCTGCTTTTTGCCCTGTATGTGTTTGTGTTCAGCATCGCTTTTTTCAATGCTGTTTTCACTCAGCGGCTTTGGATGCGCATGCTGCTGACCTTGAATATCTTAAGCTTGCCGTTCTTAGTTATTTTGGGCCTGTCTTGGTTGGGGGGATATACATTAGCTGACCTGCGTGCTTTTCGGGAGGAATGGAAGTGGCTAGAAGCCCCTGTTTTGCTTGGTCTCAGCTTTGTCTTATACTGGCTGGCCAGAAGCGGAGTTAACTATGTGTCATTGCCGGCTGACAGAAAATAG
- the ytvI gene encoding sporulation integral membrane protein YtvI, producing MKEIITPKRILIAVVLLISGFILYQYLSVFMPLILAFVTALMLEPLVKLTQRTLHLKHRLVAVTIVFIFFVCFIGILFYLGITKLVNEAMKFIDRLPYYMIEVTFFVENAIEQFNETIATLPQPLVEEIQRQSFLIISKANQISGQALSAVASWVQAIPNLIVVILIYLIALFLFSKELPRYIEGFYSMFKEENAEKVRYMFQRLSRVFTGFFKAQFLVSIIIFIVSYIGLLLISPHNALLMAVIIWIIDFIPIIGSIVILAPWGIFNLITGDTHTGFQLLILAMVLLTIRRTVEPKVMGDQIGLPPLPTLVGIYLGFYFLGVVGLIAGPLLIIAFLSAKEAGLIRLNFKI from the coding sequence TTGAAAGAGATCATCACACCCAAACGTATCCTGATTGCCGTTGTGCTGTTGATCAGCGGGTTCATTTTATATCAGTATTTATCTGTGTTTATGCCCTTGATTCTGGCTTTTGTTACAGCATTAATGCTGGAGCCGCTCGTCAAATTGACCCAAAGAACGTTGCACTTGAAGCATCGGCTGGTGGCTGTCACCATTGTCTTTATTTTTTTTGTCTGTTTTATCGGCATCTTGTTCTACCTGGGAATTACCAAATTGGTTAACGAGGCGATGAAGTTTATCGACCGTCTGCCCTACTACATGATTGAAGTGACTTTCTTTGTGGAGAATGCCATCGAACAATTTAATGAAACGATTGCTACACTGCCCCAGCCGCTGGTGGAAGAAATTCAAAGGCAGAGCTTCCTGATCATCAGCAAAGCTAACCAAATTTCCGGCCAAGCCCTTTCTGCCGTAGCAAGCTGGGTTCAGGCCATACCCAATCTGATCGTTGTCATCTTAATTTATTTGATTGCCCTGTTTTTATTCAGCAAAGAGCTTCCCCGGTACATTGAAGGGTTTTACAGCATGTTTAAGGAGGAAAATGCGGAGAAGGTCCGCTATATGTTTCAGCGCTTGTCCCGCGTCTTTACAGGCTTTTTTAAGGCCCAGTTTTTGGTCAGTATTATTATTTTTATTGTGTCCTATATTGGTCTGCTGCTGATCTCTCCCCACAACGCTTTATTGATGGCGGTGATCATTTGGATTATCGATTTTATTCCCATTATTGGATCTATTGTCATTCTGGCGCCTTGGGGCATATTTAATCTGATCACGGGAGATACGCATACAGGTTTTCAACTGCTAATCCTGGCTATGGTGTTGTTAACCATCCGCCGTACCGTTGAACCAAAAGTGATGGGAGATCAGATCGGATTGCCTCCTTTGCCCACTTTAGTGGGTATTTACCTGGGATTTTACTTTTTGGGTGTGGTTGGCCTCATTGCCGGACCCTTGCTGATTATTGCCTTCCTATCTGCGAAAGAAGCGGGCCTGATCCGCCTCAATTTCAAGATTTAG
- a CDS encoding glycerophosphodiester phosphodiesterase family protein, whose product MIVIAHRGSSQLAPENTLPAIKQALRDRIEAIEIDVQMTKDGQVIVFHDEWLGRTTNGNGFVYDTLYAEIRRLDAGKWFHPRFTGTHVPLLEEVLKLLKDHPVTLNIELKNNLIDYPGLEKSVIDLVHRYKMENKVILSSFRVDSLQTCLSLAPHIRRGLLCWGTLDPFFSNHAWRELQLYSIHPHVALLGDNLRLLQQEGYYIFPYVIERKSQLTLCQDFNVDGVFTNCPRRIKKLLRQN is encoded by the coding sequence ATGATCGTGATCGCACACAGAGGCTCGTCCCAGCTTGCACCAGAAAACACATTACCTGCCATTAAACAAGCGTTAAGAGACCGGATTGAAGCGATTGAAATTGATGTCCAGATGACCAAAGACGGACAAGTGATCGTCTTTCACGATGAATGGCTGGGCCGTACCACGAACGGGAACGGCTTTGTCTATGACACACTGTATGCCGAAATCCGCCGTCTGGACGCCGGGAAGTGGTTTCATCCCCGCTTCACAGGGACCCATGTTCCCCTGCTGGAAGAAGTACTTAAACTGTTAAAAGATCACCCCGTTACCCTTAATATTGAGTTGAAAAATAATCTCATAGATTACCCGGGATTGGAGAAAAGCGTCATTGACCTGGTCCACCGTTACAAAATGGAAAACAAGGTCATTTTATCTTCATTCCGGGTTGACAGCCTCCAAACATGCCTGTCCTTGGCCCCCCATATTCGGCGTGGATTGTTATGCTGGGGAACGTTAGACCCTTTTTTTAGCAATCATGCCTGGCGCGAACTTCAACTCTACTCTATACACCCCCATGTTGCATTACTGGGAGATAATCTGCGCCTGCTGCAACAAGAAGGATATTACATTTTCCCCTATGTGATTGAACGTAAATCCCAACTAACGCTCTGCCAAGATTTTAACGTGGATGGGGTGTTTACCAACTGTCCCCGCCGCATCAAAAAGCTGTTAAGGCAAAACTGA
- a CDS encoding DNA repair helicase XPB, whose amino-acid sequence MEYFADRPLVIQPDRTIYLEVNHPQYEDVRQKLQSFSDLIKSPEHIHTYRITPLSLWHAAARGQRAEDIISFLQAYAKFPLTNDVAQSIREDMDKYGQLTLVALDTSLFLIADKLEALQAVIHYPSVSSFFSGEPQRLQWTKEQKWGIAVAPQKRGELKQQCMRLGFPITDEAGYDDGESLPCAFAPVLADGSPFQLRDYQREAVDAFLGPDSAYGGQGVLVLPCGAGKTIIGIAVMVRQQCATLILTSNETSARQWKREILEKTTLTENEVGEYTTQTKLIKPVTITTYQMLTFRPSQSAAFGHMHLFKRRRWGLIIYDEVHLLPAPVYRATASLQSTRRLGLTATLVREDGREEDVFSLIGPKRYDLPWKELEHKGHIAEAICTAIRVDLDPALKRAYHLAPEKDKMRIAQENPQKLAVVKELLNKHREDQVLIIGQYVRQMEALGILFEVPVITGKTKHGERDRLYAQFRSGEIRVLAVSKVANFAIDLPAAAVAIQVSGTYGSRQEEAQRLGRILRPKPGENKAYFYHIVTKDSKDQDYALKRQLFLVEQGYRYHVVDYLQDYSE is encoded by the coding sequence ATGGAGTATTTTGCTGACCGGCCTCTTGTTATACAACCAGACCGCACCATCTATTTAGAGGTTAACCATCCCCAATATGAAGATGTGCGCCAAAAGCTGCAATCGTTTAGCGATTTAATTAAGAGTCCCGAACATATACATACCTATCGTATCACACCACTGTCATTGTGGCATGCGGCTGCCCGGGGTCAACGGGCAGAGGACATCATTTCTTTTTTGCAAGCTTATGCTAAGTTCCCCCTGACCAATGATGTCGCCCAGTCGATACGGGAGGATATGGACAAGTATGGACAGTTAACGCTGGTTGCTTTGGATACAAGTCTGTTTTTAATCGCCGATAAACTTGAAGCTTTGCAGGCGGTCATCCATTATCCTTCAGTATCCTCCTTTTTCAGCGGTGAGCCACAACGACTGCAATGGACAAAGGAGCAGAAATGGGGGATTGCTGTTGCCCCACAAAAAAGGGGTGAGCTTAAGCAGCAATGTATGCGTCTTGGCTTCCCAATAACGGATGAAGCGGGCTACGATGACGGAGAATCATTGCCTTGCGCTTTCGCTCCTGTGCTGGCTGACGGTTCCCCGTTTCAATTGCGGGATTACCAGCGTGAGGCGGTGGATGCTTTTTTGGGCCCTGATTCAGCTTATGGCGGGCAGGGTGTCTTGGTGCTTCCCTGCGGCGCAGGAAAAACCATTATTGGCATTGCAGTCATGGTCAGACAGCAGTGTGCCACACTGATTCTGACCAGCAATGAAACCTCTGCCAGGCAGTGGAAGAGGGAAATCTTAGAAAAAACAACACTGACGGAAAATGAAGTGGGAGAATATACAACTCAAACGAAACTGATCAAGCCGGTTACCATTACCACTTACCAAATGCTCACCTTCCGTCCGTCTCAGTCCGCAGCATTTGGTCATATGCATCTGTTTAAACGCAGGAGATGGGGATTGATTATCTATGATGAAGTGCACCTGTTGCCGGCACCTGTCTACCGGGCTACGGCATCGCTGCAATCCACCCGCCGGCTGGGACTCACTGCCACTTTAGTACGGGAAGATGGACGGGAAGAAGATGTTTTCAGCCTGATCGGACCCAAACGTTACGATCTGCCTTGGAAAGAGCTGGAGCATAAGGGGCACATTGCTGAGGCTATATGCACCGCAATCAGGGTTGACTTGGATCCGGCTTTGAAACGGGCGTATCATCTGGCCCCAGAGAAGGACAAAATGAGAATAGCCCAGGAGAATCCGCAAAAGCTGGCCGTTGTCAAGGAGCTTTTGAATAAGCACCGGGAGGACCAGGTGTTGATTATCGGCCAGTATGTGCGCCAGATGGAGGCATTAGGCATACTCTTTGAGGTGCCTGTTATTACCGGCAAGACAAAGCATGGGGAGAGGGACCGGCTGTATGCACAGTTTCGCTCAGGAGAGATCCGGGTTTTGGCCGTGTCCAAAGTTGCCAATTTTGCCATCGATCTCCCTGCTGCGGCTGTGGCCATCCAGGTGTCCGGCACCTATGGTTCAAGGCAGGAGGAAGCCCAGCGGCTAGGACGGATTTTACGGCCTAAGCCGGGAGAAAATAAAGCCTATTTCTACCATATTGTCACCAAAGATTCAAAGGATCAGGACTACGCGTTAAAACGCCAGTTGTTCTTGGTTGAGCAAGGTTATCGTTATCACGTTGTTGACTATCTTCAAGATTACTCAGAGTGA